The window CGCGGGTTCCGGCGGTGAAGCGGCTGGCCGCTCTCCCCGTCGTGGGCCGGGGCGTGCAGCGGATGCTCGTCGCCCTCGTCACCAGCATCGTCTACGGTCGCCCGGCGGCACTGTTCGCGCGGCGGCACGCACGGGCCGGCGGCGTCGCCCACCGCTACGTGATCTCCTGGGCGGCCCCCGGAAACCCGTACGGCGCCTGCCACACGATCGACCTCCCGCTGCTCTTCGGCACCTGGGACACCTGGTCGCGCGCGGCGCTCGTGGCGGGCGCGACGCCGGACGCTCTGGCCGCGGCCGCCCGCGAGGTGCGGCGGGTGTGGGGCGACTTCGCGTACGGCCGCCTCGCCGCCGCGGGCGCGGTGCCGGGCGCCCTGCGCCACTGGCGCGTCTGACGCAGCCCCGGCCGTTCGGGCGGAAGGCGGACCGGGCAGGTCTCTTCAGGTGAGCAGCGTCAGGCCGGTCGCGTCACGGCCGGCGGTCGCGCGGGAGGCCCGCCACCACGAGGTCGTAGGAGTTGACGATCAGGTCGAACACGAGCTCGCCGTCGGTCTCGGGGCCGAGCGTGACTGTCACCCAGTGCCGCTTGTTCATGTGGTACCCGGGCCGGATGTACGAGTGGTCGCGCACGAGCGCCTCGGCGTGCGCCGGAGCCGCCTTGAGCGTGACGGTCTCGACCTCGGAGTCGAGGTCGGTGAGCGCGAACACCTTGCCCACGACCTTGGCGACCGCGGTCTGGGGCCCGAACGGACGCTCGTCGGTGGTCGCGGGCAGCGCGGCACAGGCGTCGAGCACGTCGGCGCGAGAGGTGATGGCCATGGAGGGAGGCTAGCGCGAACCCCCGACACGAGCATCCGCCCCGCAATTCGACACCTGTGCGAGGATGGCCCCACGACCGAAGGAGGCGCCCGTGCCGATGCCACCCGGTCGCAGGCTGCTCGGGTTCACCCTGGCCTTCTCCGCGGTGATGCTGACGGGATGCACGTCGGCAGCGAACTCGCTGGCCGCGCTCGAGGCCTACCAGCGTGACCGTGTCGACACCGACGTCCTGCCCGACGAGCTGGTGACCCTCTTCGCCGACTCGATCGATCCCGAGTCGACCCGGCTGCTGTTCGAGGATGACCGCGTCACCCTCTACGCCGCGTCCGCGGCCGACGAGGCCGAACCGATGAGCGGCACGTCCGCCTGTCTCGTCGTGGCGGGCGACGACCCGGTCGCCGGCTGCTCGCTCAGGCCGGGAGCACGTCCCGACGGGCGAGGGCGCCCGGGCAGGGCACGGCCACGAGGTCGCCCACCGCGAGGTCGGCGGGGAGCGCCAGCACGGCGCCGC of the Herbiconiux flava genome contains:
- a CDS encoding MmcQ/YjbR family DNA-binding protein, which codes for MAITSRADVLDACAALPATTDERPFGPQTAVAKVVGKVFALTDLDSEVETVTLKAAPAHAEALVRDHSYIRPGYHMNKRHWVTVTLGPETDGELVFDLIVNSYDLVVAGLPRDRRP